The following are encoded together in the Tripterygium wilfordii isolate XIE 37 chromosome 3, ASM1340144v1, whole genome shotgun sequence genome:
- the LOC119987513 gene encoding transcription factor bHLH140 isoform X3 encodes MRSSTRPWVRVCQDTINNGKSGTKAQCLKSAAIALKDGKSVFIDRCNLDREQRVDFVKLGGPQVDIHAVVIDLPAQLCISRSVKRTGHEGNLQGGRAAAVVNKMLQKKELPKLNEGFSRITFCHNETDVQAALNTYTLLAPLDILPNGCFGQKNPDSKVQLGIMKFLKKMEAPSNTESNLNSIRDNESQISEEKNPSSCTGKEMISSLSCAADKEVKEGNDQLALGSVGPGVSADDGPTLAFPSISTADFQFNHEKASDIIVEKVEEFVKKVGNGRLVLVDLNHGSKILSLVRAKVAQRNIDSKKFFTFVGDITQLYSKGGLRCNVIANAANWRLKAGGGGVNAAIFSAAGPSLEIATKEQASSLHPGNAVVVPVPSSSSLYGREGVSHVIHVLGPNMNPQRPNFLNDDYNRGCKILRDAYTSLFEGFVSIIRTQSNFPTRSSENLKHEPLKSGDTSHDAPTVFFSSNTDQKIKRNNNYESERSKKCKGFQDEARAATTDSRARHINKHENDVSRTMAWGSWAQSLHHIAMHPARHKNDVLEISDDIVVLNDLYPKAQKHLLVVARCDGLDSLADVGKDHLQLLMSMHAKGLEWAEKFLHEDPSLIFRLGYHSAPSMRQLHLHVISQDFNSNHLKNKKHWNSFTTAFFRDSVDVIEDIRTAGKATLKEDDSLLAMELRCHRCRSAHPNIPRLKSHISNCRAPFPVTLLESSRLVLAPTKIASHS; translated from the exons ATGCGCTCTTCCACTCGACCCTGGGTTCGCGTCTGCCAG GACACTATTAATAATGGTAAATCAGGAACAAAGGCTCAGTGTTTGAAGAGTGCGGCCATTGCTCTGAAGGATGGCAAGAGTGTATTTATTGATAGGTGCAACCTGGATAGAGAGCAGCGTGTGGATTTTGTTAAGCTTGGAGGTCCCCAAGTAGACATACATGCCGTGGTAATTGATCTTCCGGCTCAGCTATGTATATCTCGGTCTGTTAAGCGGACTGGGCATGAAGGCAATCTGCAAGGTGGAAGAGCTGCAGCAGTTGTTAATAAAatgctacaaaagaaagaaTTGCCTAAGTTGAATGAAGGGTTTTCTCGAATTACGTTCTGCCATAATGAAACCGACGTTCAGGCCGCTCTCAATACTTATACCTTGCTTGCTCCATTGGATATCCTTCCAAATGGGTGCTTTGGCCAGAAGAACCCTGATTCCAAAGTTCAACTTGGTATAATGAAGTTCTTAAAGAAAATGGAGGCTCCTTCTAACACTGAATCTAATTTGAATAGCATTCGGGATAATGAGTCTCAGATTTCTGAGGAAAAGAATCCTAGTAGTTGCACAGGTAAGGAGATGATCTCTTCATTATCGTGTGCTGCAGATAAGGAGGTTAAGGAAGGTAACGACCAGCTGGCCTTAGGGTCCGTTGGTCCCGGTGTTTCTGCTGATGATGGTCCTACACTGGCATTTCCATCTATTTCGACTGCAGATTTCCAGTTCAACCATGAAAAGGCATCTGATATTATTGTtgagaaagttgaggaatttgtgaagaaagttgGTAATGGCAGACTTGTTCTGGTTGACCTGAATCATGGATCAAAAATTTTGTCTTTGGTTAGGGCTAAGGTTGCTCAAAGAAACATCGACTcaaaaaagtttttcacatttgtgGGTGATATTACTCAGCTGTATTCAAAAGGAGGTTTACGCTGCAATGTGATAGCTAATGCCGCCAACTG GCGACTAAAAGCTGGAGGTGGGGGTGTCAATGCTGCAATTTTCAGCGCTGCTGGTCCATCCCTAGAGATTGCTACGAAGGAACAGGCAAGCTCTCTACACCCTGGGAATGCTGTTGTTGTTCCTGtcccttcatcttcctctttgTATGGTAGGGAAGGGGTATCTCATGTCATACATGTTCTTGGACCAAATATGAACCCCCAGAGACCTAACTTTCTCAATGATGACTATAATAGAGGCTGCAAAATTCTTCGCGATGCTTATACATCGCTGTTTGAAGGTTTTGTATCTATAATAAGGACCCAATCAAACTTTCCGACGAGAAGCAGTGAAAACCTTAAACACGAGCCTTTGAAATCAGGGGATACTTCTCATGATGCACCTACAGTTTTTTTCTCATCGAATACCGATCAAAAGATTAAGAGAAATAATAACTATGAGTCTGAGAGAAGCAAAAAATGCAAGGGATTTCAGGATGAAGCTAGAGCTGCAACCACAGATTCTAGGGCTAGACATATAAATAAGCATGAGAATGACGTAAGCAGGACAATGGCCTGGGGTTCTTGGGCTCAATCTCTTCATCACATTGCCATGCATCCTGCAAGGCACAAGAATGATGTGCTGGAGATATCTGATGATATTGTTGTCCTCAATGATCTCTATCCCAAG GCTCAGAAACACCTGTTGGTGGTGGCACGATGTGATGGTCTTGATTCCCTTGCAGATGTAGGTAAAGATCACCTTCAATTGTTAATGTCGATGCATGCCAAGGGGTTGGAATGGGCTGAAAAGTTTTTGCATGAAGATCCATCGCTAATCTTCCGCCTTGGATATCACTCG GCACCATCCATGCGACAATTACACCTGCACGTTATCAGCCAGGATTTCAATTCAAATCATCTTAAGAATAAGAAGCACTGGAACTCTTTTACTACTGCCTTTTTTCGTGATTCTGTGGATGTGATTGAGGATATCAGGACTGCAGGAAAGGCAACATTAAAAGAGGATGATAGCCTGTTGGCAATGGAGTTGCGTTGCCACCGATGTAGAAGTGCACATCCTAACATACCCAGATTGAAGTCCCATATTAGCAATTGTCGAGCTCCCTTTCCTGTCACTCTACTTGAAAGTAGCCGTTTAGTGCTTGCACCAACCAAAATTGCATCTCATTCCTAG
- the LOC119987540 gene encoding pyruvate decarboxylase 2-like has translation MDTKIGSLDTCKAESNNVGCPSNSGVSAIQSSVPTTCINWSESTLGRHLARRLVQVGVTDVFSVPGDFNLTLLDHLIAEPGLNLIGCCNELNAGYAADGYARSRGVGACVVTFTVGGLSVINAIAGAYSENLPLICIVGGPNSNDYGTNRILHHTIGLPDFDQELRCFQTVTCYQAVVNHLEDAHELIDTAIATALKESKPVYISISCNLPAIPHPTFSREPVPFSLPPKVSNRMGLEAAVEETAEFLNKAVKPVLVAGPKLRSSKACEAFVELADACGYALAVMPSAKGLVSEHHPHFIGTYWGAVSTAFCNEIVESADAYLFAGPIFNDYSSVGYSLLLKKEKAIIVQPERVIIANGPAFGHVLMKEFLKALAKKLKRNTTAHENYHRIYVPNGHPLKSAPKEPLRVNVLFEHIQKMLSHETAVIAETGDSWFNCQKLKLPNGCGYEFQMQYGSIGWSVGATLGYAQAVPEKRVIACIGDGSFQVTAQDVSTMLRCEQRSVIFLINNGGYTIEVEIHDGPYNVIKNWNYTGLVDAIHNGEGKCWTTKVLCEEDLIEAIETATGPKKDCLCFIEVIVHKDDTSKELLEWGSRVSAANSRPPNPQ, from the exons ATGGACACCAAGATAGGGTCCCTCGACACCTGCAAGGCAGAAAGCAACAACGTTGGGTGTCCATCCAACAGTGGTGTTTCGGCCATCCAGAGCTCCGTCCCCACCACTTGTATCAACTGGTCCGAGTCAACTCTTGGTCGCCACCTCGCTCGCAGGTTAGTCCAAGTTGGCGTCACCGACGTGTTCTCGGTTCCCGGCGACTTTAATCTGACTCTTCTTGACCATCTCATCGCCGAACCGGGGCTCAACCTCATTGGCTGCTGCAACGAGCTCAACGCCGGGTACGCTGCCGACGGTTACGCGAGATCGCGCGGCGTCGGTGCTTGCGTTGTCACTTTCACAGTTGGTGGCCTCAGTGTTATCAATGCGATCGCCGGAGCTTACAGTGAGAATCTGCCCCTCATTTGCATCGTTGGTGGGCCCAACTCCAACGACTACGGTACTAACAGAATTCTTCACCACACCATTGGATTGCCTGATTTTGATCAAGAATTACGGTGCTTCCAGACTGTCACTTGCTACCAG GCTGTGGTGAATCATTTGGAGGATGCACATGAACTGATAGATACAGCAATAGCAACAGCGTTGAAAGAAAGCAAGCCTGTTTACATTAGCATAAGTTGTAACTTGCCTGCGATCCCTCATCCTACTTTTAGCCGAGAGCCAGTACCATTTTCACTGCCTCCCAA AGTGAGCAATCGGATGGGTTTAGAGGCAGCAGTGGAGGAAACTGCAGAGTTCTTGAACAAAGCAGTGAAACCCGTTCTGGTGGCTGGGCCTAAGCTGCGATCTTCCAAGGCATGTGAGGCCTTTGTTGAGCTAGCTGATGCTTGTGGGTATGCTCTTGCTGTGATGCCATCGGCTAAAGGGCTTGTGTCAGAGCACCACCCGCATTTCATTGGGACTTACTGGGGCGCTGTGAGCACTGCATTTTGTAATGAGATTGTGGAGTCTGCAGATGCATACCTGTTTGCTGGACCCATTTTCAATGACTACAGCTCTGTGGGTTACTCTCTTCTTCTCAAGAAAGAGAAGGCAATCATTGTACAGCCTGAGAGGGTCATAATTGCTAATGGCCCTGCATTTGGGCATGTTCTGATGAAAGAATTTCTAAAAGCACTTGCGAAAAAACTCAAGCGCAACACCACTGCTCATGAGAATTACCACAGGATTTATGTTCCTAACGGACATCCTTTGAAGAGTGCGCCTAAAGAACCTTTGAGGGTTAATGTGTTGTTTGAACACATACAGAAAATGCTGTCTCATGAAACAGCTGTGATTGCTGAGACAGGGGATTCTTGGTTTAATTGCCAGAAACTCAAATTGCCAAACGGTTGTGG gtACGAGTTCCAGATGCAGTATGGGTCAATCGGTTGGTCTGTGGGTGCAACCCTTGGATATGCACAAGCTGTGCCAGAGAAGCGTGTTATTGCTTGCATCGGTGATGGTAGCTTCCAG GTAACAGCACAGGATGTGTCAACGATGCTGCGATGTGAACAAAGGAGCGTCATTTTCCTCATAAACAATGGTGGATACACCATTGAGGTTGAGATCCACGATGGGCCTTACAATGTGATTAAGAATTGGAACTACACTGGTCTGGTTGATGCAATCCACAATGGTGAAGGCAAATGCTGGACAACCAAG GTCTTATGCGAGGAGGATCTAATTGAAGCAATAGAGACAGCAACAGGACCTAAGAAGGATTGCTTGTGCTTCATTGAAGTGATTGTTCACAAAGATGATACGAGCAAAGAGCTATTGGAATGGGGCTCCAGGGTCTCAGCTGCCAATAGTCGCCCGCCAAATCCTCAGTAA
- the LOC119987513 gene encoding transcription factor bHLH140 isoform X4, which translates to MDVDIKGTSNAEGEEEKGKPIVVILVGAPGSGKSTFCDHVMRSSTRPWVRVCQDTINNGKSGTKAQCLKSAAIALKDGKSVFIDRCNLDREQRVDFVKLGGPQVDIHAVVIDLPAQLCISRSVKRTGHEGNLQGGRAAAVVNKMLQKKELPKLNEGFSRITFCHNETDVQAALNTYTLLAPLDILPNGCFGQKNPDSKVQLGIMKFLKKMEAPSNTESNLNSIRDNESQISEEKNPSSCTGKEMISSLSCAADKEVKEGNDQLALGSVGPGVSADDGPTLAFPSISTADFQFNHEKASDIIVEKVEEFVKKVGNGRLVLVDLNHGSKILSLVRAKVAQRNIDSKKFFTFVGDITQLYSKGGLRCNVIANAANWRLKAGGGGVNAAIFSAAGPSLEIATKEQASSLHPGNAVVVPVPSSSSLYGREGVSHVIHVLGPNMNPQRPNFLNDDYNRGCKILRDAYTSLFEGFVSIIRTQSNFPTRSSENLKHEPLKSGDTSHDAPTVFFSSNTDQKIKRNNNYESERSKKCKGFQDEARAATTDSRARHINKHENDVSRTMAWGSWAQSLHHIAMHPARHKNDVLEISDDIVVLNDLYPKAQKHLLVVARCDGLDSLADVGTIHATITPARYQPGFQFKSS; encoded by the exons ATGGATGTTGATATCAAAGGTACTTCGAATGCCGAAG GTGAGGAAGAGAAGGGGAAGCCAATTGTGGTGATATTGGTGGGCGCACCTGGTAGTGGCAAGTCCACCTTCTGCGATCATGTCATGCGCTCTTCCACTCGACCCTGGGTTCGCGTCTGCCAG GACACTATTAATAATGGTAAATCAGGAACAAAGGCTCAGTGTTTGAAGAGTGCGGCCATTGCTCTGAAGGATGGCAAGAGTGTATTTATTGATAGGTGCAACCTGGATAGAGAGCAGCGTGTGGATTTTGTTAAGCTTGGAGGTCCCCAAGTAGACATACATGCCGTGGTAATTGATCTTCCGGCTCAGCTATGTATATCTCGGTCTGTTAAGCGGACTGGGCATGAAGGCAATCTGCAAGGTGGAAGAGCTGCAGCAGTTGTTAATAAAatgctacaaaagaaagaaTTGCCTAAGTTGAATGAAGGGTTTTCTCGAATTACGTTCTGCCATAATGAAACCGACGTTCAGGCCGCTCTCAATACTTATACCTTGCTTGCTCCATTGGATATCCTTCCAAATGGGTGCTTTGGCCAGAAGAACCCTGATTCCAAAGTTCAACTTGGTATAATGAAGTTCTTAAAGAAAATGGAGGCTCCTTCTAACACTGAATCTAATTTGAATAGCATTCGGGATAATGAGTCTCAGATTTCTGAGGAAAAGAATCCTAGTAGTTGCACAGGTAAGGAGATGATCTCTTCATTATCGTGTGCTGCAGATAAGGAGGTTAAGGAAGGTAACGACCAGCTGGCCTTAGGGTCCGTTGGTCCCGGTGTTTCTGCTGATGATGGTCCTACACTGGCATTTCCATCTATTTCGACTGCAGATTTCCAGTTCAACCATGAAAAGGCATCTGATATTATTGTtgagaaagttgaggaatttgtgaagaaagttgGTAATGGCAGACTTGTTCTGGTTGACCTGAATCATGGATCAAAAATTTTGTCTTTGGTTAGGGCTAAGGTTGCTCAAAGAAACATCGACTcaaaaaagtttttcacatttgtgGGTGATATTACTCAGCTGTATTCAAAAGGAGGTTTACGCTGCAATGTGATAGCTAATGCCGCCAACTG GCGACTAAAAGCTGGAGGTGGGGGTGTCAATGCTGCAATTTTCAGCGCTGCTGGTCCATCCCTAGAGATTGCTACGAAGGAACAGGCAAGCTCTCTACACCCTGGGAATGCTGTTGTTGTTCCTGtcccttcatcttcctctttgTATGGTAGGGAAGGGGTATCTCATGTCATACATGTTCTTGGACCAAATATGAACCCCCAGAGACCTAACTTTCTCAATGATGACTATAATAGAGGCTGCAAAATTCTTCGCGATGCTTATACATCGCTGTTTGAAGGTTTTGTATCTATAATAAGGACCCAATCAAACTTTCCGACGAGAAGCAGTGAAAACCTTAAACACGAGCCTTTGAAATCAGGGGATACTTCTCATGATGCACCTACAGTTTTTTTCTCATCGAATACCGATCAAAAGATTAAGAGAAATAATAACTATGAGTCTGAGAGAAGCAAAAAATGCAAGGGATTTCAGGATGAAGCTAGAGCTGCAACCACAGATTCTAGGGCTAGACATATAAATAAGCATGAGAATGACGTAAGCAGGACAATGGCCTGGGGTTCTTGGGCTCAATCTCTTCATCACATTGCCATGCATCCTGCAAGGCACAAGAATGATGTGCTGGAGATATCTGATGATATTGTTGTCCTCAATGATCTCTATCCCAAG GCTCAGAAACACCTGTTGGTGGTGGCACGATGTGATGGTCTTGATTCCCTTGCAGATGTAG GCACCATCCATGCGACAATTACACCTGCACGTTATCAGCCAGGATTTCAATTCAAATCATCTTAA
- the LOC119987513 gene encoding transcription factor bHLH140 isoform X2, protein MDVDIKGEEEKGKPIVVILVGAPGSGKSTFCDHVMRSSTRPWVRVCQDTINNGKSGTKAQCLKSAAIALKDGKSVFIDRCNLDREQRVDFVKLGGPQVDIHAVVIDLPAQLCISRSVKRTGHEGNLQGGRAAAVVNKMLQKKELPKLNEGFSRITFCHNETDVQAALNTYTLLAPLDILPNGCFGQKNPDSKVQLGIMKFLKKMEAPSNTESNLNSIRDNESQISEEKNPSSCTGKEMISSLSCAADKEVKEGNDQLALGSVGPGVSADDGPTLAFPSISTADFQFNHEKASDIIVEKVEEFVKKVGNGRLVLVDLNHGSKILSLVRAKVAQRNIDSKKFFTFVGDITQLYSKGGLRCNVIANAANWRLKAGGGGVNAAIFSAAGPSLEIATKEQASSLHPGNAVVVPVPSSSSLYGREGVSHVIHVLGPNMNPQRPNFLNDDYNRGCKILRDAYTSLFEGFVSIIRTQSNFPTRSSENLKHEPLKSGDTSHDAPTVFFSSNTDQKIKRNNNYESERSKKCKGFQDEARAATTDSRARHINKHENDVSRTMAWGSWAQSLHHIAMHPARHKNDVLEISDDIVVLNDLYPKAQKHLLVVARCDGLDSLADVGKDHLQLLMSMHAKGLEWAEKFLHEDPSLIFRLGYHSAPSMRQLHLHVISQDFNSNHLKNKKHWNSFTTAFFRDSVDVIEDIRTAGKATLKEDDSLLAMELRCHRCRSAHPNIPRLKSHISNCRAPFPVTLLESSRLVLAPTKIASHS, encoded by the exons ATGGATGTTGATATCAAAG GTGAGGAAGAGAAGGGGAAGCCAATTGTGGTGATATTGGTGGGCGCACCTGGTAGTGGCAAGTCCACCTTCTGCGATCATGTCATGCGCTCTTCCACTCGACCCTGGGTTCGCGTCTGCCAG GACACTATTAATAATGGTAAATCAGGAACAAAGGCTCAGTGTTTGAAGAGTGCGGCCATTGCTCTGAAGGATGGCAAGAGTGTATTTATTGATAGGTGCAACCTGGATAGAGAGCAGCGTGTGGATTTTGTTAAGCTTGGAGGTCCCCAAGTAGACATACATGCCGTGGTAATTGATCTTCCGGCTCAGCTATGTATATCTCGGTCTGTTAAGCGGACTGGGCATGAAGGCAATCTGCAAGGTGGAAGAGCTGCAGCAGTTGTTAATAAAatgctacaaaagaaagaaTTGCCTAAGTTGAATGAAGGGTTTTCTCGAATTACGTTCTGCCATAATGAAACCGACGTTCAGGCCGCTCTCAATACTTATACCTTGCTTGCTCCATTGGATATCCTTCCAAATGGGTGCTTTGGCCAGAAGAACCCTGATTCCAAAGTTCAACTTGGTATAATGAAGTTCTTAAAGAAAATGGAGGCTCCTTCTAACACTGAATCTAATTTGAATAGCATTCGGGATAATGAGTCTCAGATTTCTGAGGAAAAGAATCCTAGTAGTTGCACAGGTAAGGAGATGATCTCTTCATTATCGTGTGCTGCAGATAAGGAGGTTAAGGAAGGTAACGACCAGCTGGCCTTAGGGTCCGTTGGTCCCGGTGTTTCTGCTGATGATGGTCCTACACTGGCATTTCCATCTATTTCGACTGCAGATTTCCAGTTCAACCATGAAAAGGCATCTGATATTATTGTtgagaaagttgaggaatttgtgaagaaagttgGTAATGGCAGACTTGTTCTGGTTGACCTGAATCATGGATCAAAAATTTTGTCTTTGGTTAGGGCTAAGGTTGCTCAAAGAAACATCGACTcaaaaaagtttttcacatttgtgGGTGATATTACTCAGCTGTATTCAAAAGGAGGTTTACGCTGCAATGTGATAGCTAATGCCGCCAACTG GCGACTAAAAGCTGGAGGTGGGGGTGTCAATGCTGCAATTTTCAGCGCTGCTGGTCCATCCCTAGAGATTGCTACGAAGGAACAGGCAAGCTCTCTACACCCTGGGAATGCTGTTGTTGTTCCTGtcccttcatcttcctctttgTATGGTAGGGAAGGGGTATCTCATGTCATACATGTTCTTGGACCAAATATGAACCCCCAGAGACCTAACTTTCTCAATGATGACTATAATAGAGGCTGCAAAATTCTTCGCGATGCTTATACATCGCTGTTTGAAGGTTTTGTATCTATAATAAGGACCCAATCAAACTTTCCGACGAGAAGCAGTGAAAACCTTAAACACGAGCCTTTGAAATCAGGGGATACTTCTCATGATGCACCTACAGTTTTTTTCTCATCGAATACCGATCAAAAGATTAAGAGAAATAATAACTATGAGTCTGAGAGAAGCAAAAAATGCAAGGGATTTCAGGATGAAGCTAGAGCTGCAACCACAGATTCTAGGGCTAGACATATAAATAAGCATGAGAATGACGTAAGCAGGACAATGGCCTGGGGTTCTTGGGCTCAATCTCTTCATCACATTGCCATGCATCCTGCAAGGCACAAGAATGATGTGCTGGAGATATCTGATGATATTGTTGTCCTCAATGATCTCTATCCCAAG GCTCAGAAACACCTGTTGGTGGTGGCACGATGTGATGGTCTTGATTCCCTTGCAGATGTAGGTAAAGATCACCTTCAATTGTTAATGTCGATGCATGCCAAGGGGTTGGAATGGGCTGAAAAGTTTTTGCATGAAGATCCATCGCTAATCTTCCGCCTTGGATATCACTCG GCACCATCCATGCGACAATTACACCTGCACGTTATCAGCCAGGATTTCAATTCAAATCATCTTAAGAATAAGAAGCACTGGAACTCTTTTACTACTGCCTTTTTTCGTGATTCTGTGGATGTGATTGAGGATATCAGGACTGCAGGAAAGGCAACATTAAAAGAGGATGATAGCCTGTTGGCAATGGAGTTGCGTTGCCACCGATGTAGAAGTGCACATCCTAACATACCCAGATTGAAGTCCCATATTAGCAATTGTCGAGCTCCCTTTCCTGTCACTCTACTTGAAAGTAGCCGTTTAGTGCTTGCACCAACCAAAATTGCATCTCATTCCTAG
- the LOC119987513 gene encoding transcription factor bHLH140 isoform X1, producing MDVDIKGTSNAEGEEEKGKPIVVILVGAPGSGKSTFCDHVMRSSTRPWVRVCQDTINNGKSGTKAQCLKSAAIALKDGKSVFIDRCNLDREQRVDFVKLGGPQVDIHAVVIDLPAQLCISRSVKRTGHEGNLQGGRAAAVVNKMLQKKELPKLNEGFSRITFCHNETDVQAALNTYTLLAPLDILPNGCFGQKNPDSKVQLGIMKFLKKMEAPSNTESNLNSIRDNESQISEEKNPSSCTGKEMISSLSCAADKEVKEGNDQLALGSVGPGVSADDGPTLAFPSISTADFQFNHEKASDIIVEKVEEFVKKVGNGRLVLVDLNHGSKILSLVRAKVAQRNIDSKKFFTFVGDITQLYSKGGLRCNVIANAANWRLKAGGGGVNAAIFSAAGPSLEIATKEQASSLHPGNAVVVPVPSSSSLYGREGVSHVIHVLGPNMNPQRPNFLNDDYNRGCKILRDAYTSLFEGFVSIIRTQSNFPTRSSENLKHEPLKSGDTSHDAPTVFFSSNTDQKIKRNNNYESERSKKCKGFQDEARAATTDSRARHINKHENDVSRTMAWGSWAQSLHHIAMHPARHKNDVLEISDDIVVLNDLYPKAQKHLLVVARCDGLDSLADVGKDHLQLLMSMHAKGLEWAEKFLHEDPSLIFRLGYHSAPSMRQLHLHVISQDFNSNHLKNKKHWNSFTTAFFRDSVDVIEDIRTAGKATLKEDDSLLAMELRCHRCRSAHPNIPRLKSHISNCRAPFPVTLLESSRLVLAPTKIASHS from the exons ATGGATGTTGATATCAAAGGTACTTCGAATGCCGAAG GTGAGGAAGAGAAGGGGAAGCCAATTGTGGTGATATTGGTGGGCGCACCTGGTAGTGGCAAGTCCACCTTCTGCGATCATGTCATGCGCTCTTCCACTCGACCCTGGGTTCGCGTCTGCCAG GACACTATTAATAATGGTAAATCAGGAACAAAGGCTCAGTGTTTGAAGAGTGCGGCCATTGCTCTGAAGGATGGCAAGAGTGTATTTATTGATAGGTGCAACCTGGATAGAGAGCAGCGTGTGGATTTTGTTAAGCTTGGAGGTCCCCAAGTAGACATACATGCCGTGGTAATTGATCTTCCGGCTCAGCTATGTATATCTCGGTCTGTTAAGCGGACTGGGCATGAAGGCAATCTGCAAGGTGGAAGAGCTGCAGCAGTTGTTAATAAAatgctacaaaagaaagaaTTGCCTAAGTTGAATGAAGGGTTTTCTCGAATTACGTTCTGCCATAATGAAACCGACGTTCAGGCCGCTCTCAATACTTATACCTTGCTTGCTCCATTGGATATCCTTCCAAATGGGTGCTTTGGCCAGAAGAACCCTGATTCCAAAGTTCAACTTGGTATAATGAAGTTCTTAAAGAAAATGGAGGCTCCTTCTAACACTGAATCTAATTTGAATAGCATTCGGGATAATGAGTCTCAGATTTCTGAGGAAAAGAATCCTAGTAGTTGCACAGGTAAGGAGATGATCTCTTCATTATCGTGTGCTGCAGATAAGGAGGTTAAGGAAGGTAACGACCAGCTGGCCTTAGGGTCCGTTGGTCCCGGTGTTTCTGCTGATGATGGTCCTACACTGGCATTTCCATCTATTTCGACTGCAGATTTCCAGTTCAACCATGAAAAGGCATCTGATATTATTGTtgagaaagttgaggaatttgtgaagaaagttgGTAATGGCAGACTTGTTCTGGTTGACCTGAATCATGGATCAAAAATTTTGTCTTTGGTTAGGGCTAAGGTTGCTCAAAGAAACATCGACTcaaaaaagtttttcacatttgtgGGTGATATTACTCAGCTGTATTCAAAAGGAGGTTTACGCTGCAATGTGATAGCTAATGCCGCCAACTG GCGACTAAAAGCTGGAGGTGGGGGTGTCAATGCTGCAATTTTCAGCGCTGCTGGTCCATCCCTAGAGATTGCTACGAAGGAACAGGCAAGCTCTCTACACCCTGGGAATGCTGTTGTTGTTCCTGtcccttcatcttcctctttgTATGGTAGGGAAGGGGTATCTCATGTCATACATGTTCTTGGACCAAATATGAACCCCCAGAGACCTAACTTTCTCAATGATGACTATAATAGAGGCTGCAAAATTCTTCGCGATGCTTATACATCGCTGTTTGAAGGTTTTGTATCTATAATAAGGACCCAATCAAACTTTCCGACGAGAAGCAGTGAAAACCTTAAACACGAGCCTTTGAAATCAGGGGATACTTCTCATGATGCACCTACAGTTTTTTTCTCATCGAATACCGATCAAAAGATTAAGAGAAATAATAACTATGAGTCTGAGAGAAGCAAAAAATGCAAGGGATTTCAGGATGAAGCTAGAGCTGCAACCACAGATTCTAGGGCTAGACATATAAATAAGCATGAGAATGACGTAAGCAGGACAATGGCCTGGGGTTCTTGGGCTCAATCTCTTCATCACATTGCCATGCATCCTGCAAGGCACAAGAATGATGTGCTGGAGATATCTGATGATATTGTTGTCCTCAATGATCTCTATCCCAAG GCTCAGAAACACCTGTTGGTGGTGGCACGATGTGATGGTCTTGATTCCCTTGCAGATGTAGGTAAAGATCACCTTCAATTGTTAATGTCGATGCATGCCAAGGGGTTGGAATGGGCTGAAAAGTTTTTGCATGAAGATCCATCGCTAATCTTCCGCCTTGGATATCACTCG GCACCATCCATGCGACAATTACACCTGCACGTTATCAGCCAGGATTTCAATTCAAATCATCTTAAGAATAAGAAGCACTGGAACTCTTTTACTACTGCCTTTTTTCGTGATTCTGTGGATGTGATTGAGGATATCAGGACTGCAGGAAAGGCAACATTAAAAGAGGATGATAGCCTGTTGGCAATGGAGTTGCGTTGCCACCGATGTAGAAGTGCACATCCTAACATACCCAGATTGAAGTCCCATATTAGCAATTGTCGAGCTCCCTTTCCTGTCACTCTACTTGAAAGTAGCCGTTTAGTGCTTGCACCAACCAAAATTGCATCTCATTCCTAG